Proteins from one Camelina sativa cultivar DH55 chromosome 8, Cs, whole genome shotgun sequence genomic window:
- the LOC104708882 gene encoding ankyrin repeat-containing protein At5g02620-like isoform X1 — protein MKENKKKTMAKQMTARRDDTPLHTAGREGNTELLLEMIGEHDGVELKELLAEQNQSGETALYVAAEYGHTDMVKILMKHSDSVLAGTKAKNGFDAFHIAAKNGHLQVLDVLIEANPELSFTFDSSKTTALHTAASQGHREIVCFLLDKGVDLAAIARSNGKTALHSAARNGHTVIVKELIEKKAGMVTRVDKKGQTVLHMAVKGQNTEIVDALMTADPSLINAADNKGNTPLHIAVHKNRAEIVQTALNYCEVSRVAVNKSGETALDIAEKTGMHEIVPLLQKIGMQNARSIKPASKVEPSGSSKKLKETVSEIGHEVHTQLEQTGRTRREIQGIAKRVNKMHTEGLNNAINSTTLVAILIATVAFAAIFNVPGQFTDDPKNVPPGYSLGEARAAPRPEFLIFVVFDSFALFISLAVVVVQTSVVVIERRAKKQMMAIINKLMWMACIMISVAFVSLSFVVVGKKEKPLAIGVTAIGALIMVSTLGTMCYWVIANRIEGSKSSPSSMMSDPELADSKHNRKLYAV, from the exons atgaaagagaacaagaagaagacgatggcgAAGCAGATGACGGCGAGACGTGACGACACGCCGTTACACACGGCGGGTAGAGAAGGCAACACGGAACTTCTTTTGGAGATGATCGGCGAACACGACGGCGTGGAGCTGAAAGAGCTGTTGGCGGAGCAGAACCAGTCCGGTGAAACGGCTTTATACGTTGCCGCGGAGTACGGCCACACCGACATGGTTAAGATTCTGATGAAACACTCCGACTCTGTCTTAGCCGGAACCAAAGCCAAGAACGGCTTCGACGCCTTTCACATCGCTGCCAAGAACGGACATCTAC AGGTTCTTGATGTGTTGATAGAGGCAAACCCAGAACTCTCATTTACATTTGATTCATCCAAAACGACGGCGCTTCACACGGCGGCTTCACAAGGCCACAGAGAGATTGTTTGTTTCCTGTTGGATAAAGGTGTGGACTTAGCTGCTATTGCGAGGAGCAACGGTAAAACGGCTCTGCACTCTGCAGCTAGGAACGGGCACACGGTTATCGTGAAGGAGCTCATTGAAAAGAAGGCTGGAATGGTTACAAGAGTTGACAAGAAAGGTCAAACCGTGCTTCACATGGCTGTTAAAGGACAAAACACTGAGATCGTGGATGCGTTGATGACAGCAGATCCTTCGTTGATCAATGCCGCGGATAATAAAGGAAACACTCCTTTGCATATAGCTGTCCATAAAAACAGAGCAGAG atTGTTCAGACAGCTTTAAACTATTGTGAAGTTAGTAGAGTGGCGGTTAATAAATCTGGAGAAACAGCTCTTGATATCGCTGAGAAAACCGGAATGCACGAGATTGTACCGCTTCTGCAAAAGATCGGTATGCAGAACGCAAGATCCATAAAGCCAGCGTCAAAAGTGGAACCATCAGGCTCTTCTAAGAAACTGAAAGAAACAGTCAGTGAGATAGGCCACGAGGTGCATACTCAGCTTGAACAAACCGGGAGAACGAGAAGAGAGATTCAAGGAATCGCTAAACGGGTCAACAAAATGCACACAGAAGGACTCAACAACGCCATAAACTCCACTACCTTAGTTGCAATTCTCATAGCAACCGTTGCTTTTGCAGCCATCTTTAATGTTCCAGGCCAGTTCACGGATGACCCGAAAAATGTTCCTCCAGGGTATTCACTTGGGGAAGCGAGAGCAGCTCCAAGACCCGAGTTCTTGATATTCGTAGTGTTTGATTCTTTCGCGCTTTTCATCTCTTTAGCTGTGGTTGTGGTTCAGACATCAGTGGTGGTTATAGAGAGGAGAGCAAAGAAGCAAATGATGGCGATCATCAACAAACTCATGTGGATGGCTTGCATTATGATATCAGTAGCGTTCGTATCGctgtcttttgttgttgttggaaagaaagagaagccTTTAGCGATTGGTGTAACGGCTATTGGAGCATTGATCATGGTGTCAACACTTGGGACAATGTGTTATTGGGTGATTGCTAACCGTATTGAAGGCTCTAAATCGTCTCCATCTTCAATGATGTCAGATCCTGAGCTAGCTGATTCCAAGCATAACCGGAAACTTTATGCAGTATGA
- the LOC104708882 gene encoding ankyrin repeat-containing protein At5g02620-like isoform X2 produces the protein MKENKKKTMAKQMTARRDDTPLHTAGREGNTELLLEMIGEHDGVELKELLAEQNQSGETALYVAAEYGHTDMVKILMKHSDSVLAGTKAKNGFDAFHIAAKNGHLQVLDVLIEANPELSFTFDSSKTTALHTAASQGHREIVCFLLDKGVDLAAIARSNGKTALHSAARNGHTVIVKELIEKKAGMVTRVDKKGQTVLHMAVKGQNTEIVDALMTADPSLINAADNKGNTPLHIAVHKNRAETALNYCEVSRVAVNKSGETALDIAEKTGMHEIVPLLQKIGMQNARSIKPASKVEPSGSSKKLKETVSEIGHEVHTQLEQTGRTRREIQGIAKRVNKMHTEGLNNAINSTTLVAILIATVAFAAIFNVPGQFTDDPKNVPPGYSLGEARAAPRPEFLIFVVFDSFALFISLAVVVVQTSVVVIERRAKKQMMAIINKLMWMACIMISVAFVSLSFVVVGKKEKPLAIGVTAIGALIMVSTLGTMCYWVIANRIEGSKSSPSSMMSDPELADSKHNRKLYAV, from the exons atgaaagagaacaagaagaagacgatggcgAAGCAGATGACGGCGAGACGTGACGACACGCCGTTACACACGGCGGGTAGAGAAGGCAACACGGAACTTCTTTTGGAGATGATCGGCGAACACGACGGCGTGGAGCTGAAAGAGCTGTTGGCGGAGCAGAACCAGTCCGGTGAAACGGCTTTATACGTTGCCGCGGAGTACGGCCACACCGACATGGTTAAGATTCTGATGAAACACTCCGACTCTGTCTTAGCCGGAACCAAAGCCAAGAACGGCTTCGACGCCTTTCACATCGCTGCCAAGAACGGACATCTAC AGGTTCTTGATGTGTTGATAGAGGCAAACCCAGAACTCTCATTTACATTTGATTCATCCAAAACGACGGCGCTTCACACGGCGGCTTCACAAGGCCACAGAGAGATTGTTTGTTTCCTGTTGGATAAAGGTGTGGACTTAGCTGCTATTGCGAGGAGCAACGGTAAAACGGCTCTGCACTCTGCAGCTAGGAACGGGCACACGGTTATCGTGAAGGAGCTCATTGAAAAGAAGGCTGGAATGGTTACAAGAGTTGACAAGAAAGGTCAAACCGTGCTTCACATGGCTGTTAAAGGACAAAACACTGAGATCGTGGATGCGTTGATGACAGCAGATCCTTCGTTGATCAATGCCGCGGATAATAAAGGAAACACTCCTTTGCATATAGCTGTCCATAAAAACAGAGCAGAG ACAGCTTTAAACTATTGTGAAGTTAGTAGAGTGGCGGTTAATAAATCTGGAGAAACAGCTCTTGATATCGCTGAGAAAACCGGAATGCACGAGATTGTACCGCTTCTGCAAAAGATCGGTATGCAGAACGCAAGATCCATAAAGCCAGCGTCAAAAGTGGAACCATCAGGCTCTTCTAAGAAACTGAAAGAAACAGTCAGTGAGATAGGCCACGAGGTGCATACTCAGCTTGAACAAACCGGGAGAACGAGAAGAGAGATTCAAGGAATCGCTAAACGGGTCAACAAAATGCACACAGAAGGACTCAACAACGCCATAAACTCCACTACCTTAGTTGCAATTCTCATAGCAACCGTTGCTTTTGCAGCCATCTTTAATGTTCCAGGCCAGTTCACGGATGACCCGAAAAATGTTCCTCCAGGGTATTCACTTGGGGAAGCGAGAGCAGCTCCAAGACCCGAGTTCTTGATATTCGTAGTGTTTGATTCTTTCGCGCTTTTCATCTCTTTAGCTGTGGTTGTGGTTCAGACATCAGTGGTGGTTATAGAGAGGAGAGCAAAGAAGCAAATGATGGCGATCATCAACAAACTCATGTGGATGGCTTGCATTATGATATCAGTAGCGTTCGTATCGctgtcttttgttgttgttggaaagaaagagaagccTTTAGCGATTGGTGTAACGGCTATTGGAGCATTGATCATGGTGTCAACACTTGGGACAATGTGTTATTGGGTGATTGCTAACCGTATTGAAGGCTCTAAATCGTCTCCATCTTCAATGATGTCAGATCCTGAGCTAGCTGATTCCAAGCATAACCGGAAACTTTATGCAGTATGA
- the LOC104708883 gene encoding 60S ribosomal protein L35-4, which yields MARIKVHELRDKSKTDLQNQLKEFKAELALLRVAKVTGGAPNKLSKIKVVRKSIAQVLTVISQKQKSALREAYKNKKLLPLDLRPKKTRAIRRRLTKHQSSLKTEREKKKEMYFPVRKYAIKV from the exons ATGG CGAGGATCAAGGTTCATGAACTTAGGGATAAATCGAAGACTGATCTTCAGAACCAGTTGAAGGAGTTCAAGGCTGAGCTCGCTCTCCTCCGTGTCGCTAAAGTCACCGGAGGTGCACCCAACAAGCTCTCTAAAAT CAAGGTTGTGAGGAAATCCATCGCTCAGGTGTTGACAGTGATCTCCCAGAAGCAGAAGTCTGCTTTAAGAGAAgcatacaagaacaagaagctcTTGCCTCTTGATCTCCGCCCTAAGAAAACACGTGCTATCCGTAGACGCCTCACCAAGCATCAG TCTTCGTTGAAGACAGAGcgtgagaagaagaaagagatgtatTTCCCAGTGAGGAAGTATGCGATCAAAGTGTAG
- the LOC104709980 gene encoding protein SODIUM POTASSIUM ROOT DEFECTIVE 1-like — protein MLCASQASTTTICSTMDKTSQPSSSTSATIRLGGRAIDRHNPIIRDGRRLTPPPSPNLNPSSTSSSTYHTPLKTRLGLKSSEQKRVAKRKSKKGESDVGKSPISCFSSDTPQGSSRYLLSNPVLFDGFVDSDPIQLPIDEPEITKADDLDNFHDDRLIINASKYVSSSSSSSFLDKKKPDFFQGFLDYEPVLSPDNPFSEPTKASPTASLSSLEDKDDVSSPDFKFSLPPPPPPSPPPPSPPPPPTSQEKNSSSDQVVVLRVSLHCKGCAGKVKKHLSKLKGN, from the exons ATGTTATGTGCGTCTCAAGCATCAACAACAACCATTTGCTCAACCATGGATAAAACCtcacaaccttcttcttctacttcagcCACAATACGGCTCGGTGGTCGAGCCATCGACCGTCATAACCCAATCATACGTGACGGTCGGAGACTCACTCCTCCACCTTCTCCAAACCTTAATCCCTCTTCTACGTCTTCTTCTACTTATCATACTCCTCTCAAGACTAGATTAGGTCTAAAGAGTAGTGAGCAAAAACGTGTAGCgaagaggaagagcaagaaAGGTGAATCTGACGTTGGTAAGTCACCGATTAGTTGTTTTAGCAGTGACACTCCTCAGGGCTCTTCAAGATACTTATTGAGCAACCCGGTTCTCTTCGACGGGTTTGTGGATTCCGACCCGATTCAACTACCTATTGATGAACCGGAGATAACCAAAGCTGATGATTTGGATAACTTTCATGACGATAGACTGATCATAAACGCCTCAAAGtatgtttcatcttcttcttcttcttctttcttggatAAGAAGAAACCCGATTTCTTCCAAGGGTTTTTGGATTATGAACCGGTTCTGTCTCCGGATAATCCTTTCTCTGAACCAACAAAAGCTTCTCCTACAGCATCGCTAAGCTCACTTGAAGATAAAGATGATGTTTCCTCCCCGGACTTCAaattctctcttcctcctccaccacctccttctcctcctccgccgtcgcCGCCACCGCCACCGACATCACAGGAGAAGAACTCCTCTTCCGATCAA GTGGTTGTTCTGAGAGTGTCACTTCATTGCAAAGGCTGTGCCGGGAAAGTCAAGAAACATCTATCAAAATTGAAAGGTAACTAG